CCGTTGATCGTTTCCATGGGGCGGATTCTCGCAGCCTGCGTGCGTGCGCGTGCTCAACTCGCCGGTCTGGCGCCCGCGTTCCGTGCCCAGTAGCCCATTGCCGCGGCACCGGCGGCGAGGAGCGCGACGGTGGTGAGCGCCACCGGCAGGGAGAACCAGTCGGCGAGGAACCCGATGGACGGCGGGCCGAGCAGCATGCCCCCGTAACCGAGGGTGGAGGCCGTCGCCACCCCGCTGGGGCCCGCGACCGCGCCCGCGCGGGCGACGGCGACGGGGAAGATGTTGGCGAGGCCGAGGCCGGTCACCGCGAAGCCGAGGAGCGTGGCCCAGACGGTCGGGGCGAGCGCGCCGAGGAGCATTCCGGCGGCGGCCGTGGCCCCTCCCGCGACGAGGGTACGGGTCTGGCCGAGCCGTTCCAGGAGGAGCGTGCCGGAGAGCCGGCCGGCGGTCATGGTCAGGGCGAAGACGGAGTAGCCGGCGGCGGCCACGCCCGGGTGGGCGCCCAGGTCCTGTTCGAGGTGGAGCGCGCCCCAGTCGGCCAGTGCCCCTTCGCCGTACGCCGTGCAGAGCGCGATCACGCCGAAGACGAGGACCGTACGGCGCGCCGCCCGCGAGGGCTTCCCGGCGTTCGGCGACTTCTCCGTCTCTCCCTGGAGGGATTCCGGTCGGCCGGGAGCGGTGTGGCGCAGGAGTACGGGACCGGCGGCGGCCGTCAGGGCCAGGCCGACGACCGTCAGGCCGAGGAGGTGGACGGCGGGGGACAGGCTTCCGGCGAGGAGTCCGCCGATGCCGGCGCCGAGCATGCCGCCGAGACTGAACGCGGCGTGGAAGCTCGGCATCACCGGGCGGCGCAGGGCGGTCACCAGGTCGACGGCCGCGCTGTTCATGGCGACGTTGATCCCGCCGTACGCGGCGCCGAAGACCAGCAGGACGAGACCGAGGGCCAACGGGGACCGGGTGAGCGCCGGAAGGGCGACCGAGAGGGAGAGCAGGACGGCGGTGGCGACGGTGACGGCGTGGCTGCCGAAGCGGCGGCAGAGGCGCCCGGTCAGCGTCATGGTCACGACGGCGCCCGCCGAGACGCCGAGGAGGGCGAGGCCGAGGTCACCGGCCGAGGCGCCGGTCTGCTGCTTGACGGCGGGGATGCGGACCACCCAGCCGGCGAAGAGGAATCCGTCGAGGGCGAAGAAGAGGGTCAGGGCGATGCGGAGGCGGGACAGGGAGTGGGTGGCGGTGTTTTCGCCGAAGCCCCCCGATGCGGCCGTCCGTACTTTGTTTAGTAGCGGCACAAACTCAGGATAGGGGGATGCCCCGGCCTCGATCAAGCGGGCGGGGCGAAGCCGAAGGTGGCTCTTGATCATCGGCGGCCGCCGACCGACGGCCGGCGCTGCGAGATCGCCGACGGCCTCGTGGCCGCCCGTCCCCCGAACGGGACCGCCCGTCCCCTGAAGGCGGCGCCGATGAAGCCGCACCCTCCGCGCCGCGCGGTGATGCCCACGGCCGTGCACGCTGTTCGGGTGACAAAGGCCAGGTCATCGCGGTGAGGGTGCTCCCCAACGGGGCACTGGAGAGCATCGTTTCTGCGCCGGTGTGACCCCGGAATCCGACTGCCGGGCATTGGAGTGAGACGCCGTGTCTCGCCATTTCGAGAGGCGTTTGACCGGCAGACGAGCACCTTCTGGCACGTCATCCCGAGATCTTGAGGAGTAGTCATGCGTTCTCTCGCCGCGTCTGTCCTGGCCGTGGGCATTCTGCTGGGCGGCGCCGGTGCCGCGCTTGCCAACGACGGAGTCGGGGCGGGTTACTTCTCCGCCGGTAGCGGGGGCTTCGCCTCGCACTGCGCGGTGGCGGGCGTCCCGTCCGTGTACGGGACGATCTTCACCGGCTCGTGTTCGGAGAAGGGCTGGGAGAAGGGCCCGGAGGGCGCCTTCCTCGGCGCCCACTGACCTGACACCACCCCTGGCTCGGGCGAGGACGCAGCCCTCGCCCGAGCCGGCCTCGGGCCCCGCCACCCCCGCCCGCTCCGGAGGTGGGGCCGTTCGGCGACGCACGGGACCGGGGCAGGCCCCGGCCGGCGGGTACCCCGCACCCCGTCCAGGGAACACCCCACCTCCCGATCATGGGAGACTCCACCCCATGAACGGCAAGGCGACGACGACCCGGACACGGCTGGACAGGGGGCGCAACGCGCTCGGCCCCGCGCTGGAGCTGGTGCACACCGGAAGGGCGCCGACACGGGCCGTCCTCACCGCCGAGCTCGGCGTCACGCGGGCCACCGCCGGTGCGGTCGCCGCCGAGCTGGAGGCCCTCGGCCTCATCCGCGTCGACTCCAACCCCGGTGCCGCCGCCGGCTCCCAGGGGCGTCCCTCCCATCGGCTCGCCGTCGACGAGAAGGGCCCCGTCGCCCTCGCCGCACAGGTCCACGCGGACGGCTTCCGCGCCGCGCTCGTCGGCCTCGGCGGCACCATCGTCGCCACGGCCCCCGGCTGCGTCACCGTCTCCGCCGACCCGGCCCAGGTCCTCGGCGCCGTCGTCGACGCGGGAGCCGCACTGCTCCGGGAGAGCGGCCGCCGCTGCGTCGGCGCCGGACTCGCCGCGCCCTCCGCCGTGGCCGAGCCCGAAGGCACGGCGCTCAACCCGCTCCACCTCGCCTGGCCCGCCGGTGCGCCGGTCCGGGAGATCTTCGCCGAGCGGGTACGGGCCGCCGGGATCGACGGCCCTGCCTTCACCGGCAACGACGTCAACCTCGCCGCCCTCGCCGAGCACCGCCACGGCGCCGGACGCGGTGCCCGCGACCTCCTCTGCGTCGCCACCGGCCACCGGGGTGTCGGCGGCGCGCTCGTCCTCGACGGGCGCCTGCACACGGGCAGTGCGGGCCTCGCGCTGGAGGTCGGTCACCTGACGGTCAATCCGGAGGGGCGCCCCTGCCACTGCGGCAGCCGCGGCTGCCTCGACGTCGAGACCGACCCGCTCGCCTTCCTCACGGTCGCCGGCCGGGACCCCGGGCCCGAGGTCTCCCTGCTCCAGCAGGCCCGTGACCTGCTGCGGAACAGTCGGGACGACCCGGGTGTCCGGGTGGCGGTCGGGGAGCTGATCGACCGCCTCGGTCTCGGCCTCGCGGGTCTGGTGAACATCCTCAACCCGGACCGGATCATCCTCGGCGGACTCCACCGCGAACTCCTCGACGCCGACCCCGAGCGCCTCCGCGCGGTCGTCGCCGACCGCAGCCTCTGGGGCCGCAGCGGTGGTGTCCCGATCCTGCCCTGCACCCTGGACCACAACAGCCTGGTGGGGGCAGCCGAGCTGGCCTGGCAGCCGGTGCTCGACGACCCACTGGCCGCCCTCGGCCGGGAGCCCGCCTGAGGGACCCCCGGACCGGCCCGAGTCATGACGGGGAGGACCGGAGTGGCGGGGTGGTGAACGGGACGGGGCGGTGTGCGGCGCGGACGGTGTCGCGCACCACGTCGTCGCGCCGGAGTGTGACGTTTCCAGTGCCCTGTCGGCCAAAAAACCGATGGGCGGAGGGGATCGAACGACGTAGCGTTCCGCCTCATGATCACTTCTGGTTCCGGTCTTCCCCCACGCCTCGGCAGCCTCACCTTCCACGGGCCCCTCTCCGAGGCCCGCGCCACCCGCATGATCGAACGGCTCGCCGCCGAACAGCCCGCGGATGTCCTCGACATCGGTTGCGGCTGGGGCGAGCTGCTCCTCCGCGCCCTGGAGAACACCCCGGGCGCCAAGGGGATCGGGATCGACATCAACGCCGAGGACCTGGCCCGCGGCCGGGCGCTCGCCGAGGAGCGCGGTCTCGCCGACCGCGTGCTCTTCGTCGAGGAGTCGGCGCTCGGCACCGACCGGGGCCCCGTCGACGCGATCCTCTGCCTCGGGGCGAGTCAGGCGCTCTGCGACCCCGAAGGGCCGCACGAACCCGCCGTCGCCCTCCGCGAACTGCGCCGACTGGTCCGCCCCGGCGGCCGGGTCGTGCTCGGCGAGGGCTTCTGGGAGCACACGCCGACGGAGGAGGAGCTGGCCGGGATGTGGCCCGGCGCGCACACCGGCGACCACCTCTCCCTCGGCGCCCTCGTGGACCTCGCGATCGAGGCGGGCTTCCGGCCGGCGTGGATCGAGACGGCGAGCCCCGACGAATGGGAGGAGTTCGAGTCCGGCTACCGGTACGACACCGAGGTCTGGCTCGCCGCCCACCCGGATCACCCGCTCGCCGCCGAGAACCGCGAGCGCGTCGACCGCCAGCGGTCGAGCTGGCTCGACGGCTACCGCCGGGCCCTCGGCATCGTGTACCTCACCCTCGTCGCCGTGGCCTGAGGCCGCGTCACCACCGGCGCCGTCCGGCCCCCAGCGCTCCGCGACCGGGGGCCGAGAGACGCAGGACCCGGAAGCGCTCGCCCTCGCCGGCGGGCGCTTCTCCGTCGGCCCACAGAGTGAACGTGAGTAGCTCCCAGTGGCGCGGATCCACGGCCAGGGCCGAGGCGACCACACCGTCCCGGCGCGCCTCCCGCGCGTGCCGGGCCACCGCCTCCGCCACGGCCTCGCCCGGCGGCACCGCCTCGCCGAGCGGGGTCCTGCGGCGCGTCGCCGTACCGGGAGCCGACGCGGCCGCCGGCCCCTCCTCGTACGACAGGCCCGTCCAGTGCTGCACCACCGGCCGGCCGAAGTCGTTCACGATGCCCTGGAAGCCCGGCCCCCAGAGGAAGGAGTTCATGCCCTCGGGGGTGGCCCAGAGATAGAACGGCGCGTACTGGTCGACCGGCGATCCGGCCTCCCGCTCCCGGATCAGATAGGCCTTCAGCCCGAGTCCCGGGAAGGCGTCCAGCAGATGGCCCCGCGTCGCGACCCGCTCGCGGATGATCCCCATGTCGTAGTCGGCGGGCAGAGTGATCTCGTACTGCATGGCGTGCACGGAACGGCCTCCGGTTCCTTGGCAGGGGGATCAGCGGGCGGCGAGCAGCGTCAGCAGCCCGCGTACGGCGCTGTCGAACGGCGCCCGTGAGCCCGTGGCGCGGGCCAGTACGTAGCCGCCCTGCACGGTCGCCACGACCGTCGCCGCGATCTCCTCGGGATCGAGCGAACTCCTCAACTCGCCGCTTTCCAGGCCCTCCTGGACCACCTCGGCGAGTCTGCCGCGCAGCCGGCCGAGCACCTCCTCGACGGGGGCGCGCAGCTCCGGATGGGTGATCACCTCCGGGTCCATGGTCAGCCGCCCCACCGGGCAGCCGCGCAGGACCTCGCGCTCGCGCAGCAGGTACGCCTCGATCCGCGCGTACGCCGATCCCTCGCCGCCCAGCACGGCCTCGGCCGCCGCGCCCATCTCGTCGGCCGTGCGCCGGATCGCCGCGAGCGCCAGGTCCGGCTTCCCGGCGAAGTGGTGGTACATGCTGCCCTGGCCCGCGCCCGCCGCCTGCTGGACGGCCTTGGGGCTGGTGCCCACGTAGCCGCGCTCCCACAGCAGCTCGCGGGTGGCTTCGACGAGCCGCTCTGCGGTGGTCTTCGGAGTGCTCATGATCGCACTGTACATACCAGTAGGTACAGAACGGAAGGCCTCAGCGGAAGGGCCCCGGCGGAGGCCGAGCGAAGGCTCGGCAGAGGCCCAGCGAAGGGCCGGCGAGGGTCGGCGGAAGGCCCCGCACCCGCCCGCCGTACTCCCGCTGTCGTATGCGGGAAGCCGCTGCCCGTACGACGCCCCGGACCCCCTCCCGGGGCGAGTCTCGAACCACGGACACATCACCTCAGCGCACCGAGGAGCTGAACCTCATGAACACCCTCGCCACCACACTCGCCCACGCGGGCCCCGGCCCGTGGATCCTCCTCTTCCCCCTGGTCTGGGCCGTCGTCATCGCCGGGATCGTCACCGTCGCCCGCCGCGCCGGCCGGCGCCCGGGACGCGCCGGCCGCCCGAACCGCGACGGCGCGCCGGACGAGCGCTCGCCGATCACCCTGCTCGGCCACCGCTTCGCCGCCGGCGAGATCGACGAGGACGAGTACTGGCGGCGGCTCACCGTCCTGGAGGAGCAGTTCGGCCGCGCCGCGACCAAGGGGCGTCGGGCATGACCACCGCCACCCGCACCCCCGCCGTGTCCACCGACGCCGCCCGGGTCCTGGACGCCGTCAAGGTCTACGGGCGCGACGACACCGAGGTCAGGGCCCTCGACGGGGTGAGCGTCGACTTCCCGGCCGGCCGCTTCACCGCCGTCATGGGCCCCTCGGGCTCGGGCAAGTCCACCCTCCTGCACTGCGCCGCCGGGCTCGACACCCTCACCTCCGGCGCCGCCTTCGTCGGCGGCACCGACCTCTCCACGCTCGACGACCGCCGTCTGACGCTCCTGCGCCGCGACCGCGTCGGCTTCGTCTTCCAGGCCTTCAACCTGCTGCCGACCCCGACCGTCGCGGAGAACATCACCCTCCCGCTCGACCTCGCCGGAAGAGCCCCCGACCGGGCCCGGCTCGACCGGCTCGTCGACACCGTCGGCCTGCGCGACCGCCTGCACCACCGGCCGGGCGAACTCTCCGGCGGACAGCAGCTGGGGGTCCCCCCACGCCCGCAGGGCGTAGGGGGAGGGCGGCTGTCGCCCGCGCCTTCGTCGGCGACCCGGACGTCGTCTTCGCCGACGAGCCCACCGGGAACCTCGACTCGCGCTCCGGCGAGGAAGTCCTGCGGCTGCTCGGCCGGACCGTGCGGGAGACCGGCCGTACGGTCGTCATGGTCACCCACGACCCGGTCGCCGCCGCCCACGCCGACGAGGTGGTCTTCCTCGCGGACGGGCGGCTCGTCGACCGGATGGCCGCGCCGACGGCCGACCGCGTCCTCGACCGCATGAAGGCCTTCGAGACCACGGCCGTGGCGCCCGACACCGCCCGGCCGGCCGTCACGACTTCCGTCACGACCTCGGTCACGACCTCCGTCGCGGCATCGGCCACGACCCGAGGAGCGGCGACATGAGAACCCCCGCCACCCTCCGGCTCACGCTCGCCTCCCTCCGCGCCCACCGGCGCCGCTTCCTCGGCACCTTCGCCGCGGTCCTCCTCGGGGTCGCCTTCCTCACCGGCACCCTCGTCATGGGCGACACCCTGCGCACGAGCTTCGACGCGATGTTCACCGGTGCCACCCGGAGCACGGACGCCGTCGTCCGCAGCGCCACCACCGTCACCGCCGCCGGCGAAGCGCAGGGCACCCGCGGCCCCGTCGGCGCCGCCCTCGCCGACCGGCTCGCCGACGTCCCCGGAGTCGCCGCCGCCGCGCCCCTGATCGAGGGTGCCGGCCAGCTCCTCGCCGCCGACGGGACCCCCGTCGGCGGCGCAGGCCCGCCCACCCTCGCCGGCAACTGGATCGAGGACCCGGCCCTCAACCCGTACCGGCTCGCGGAGGGGCGCACTCCGCAAGCGCCCGGCGAGGCCGTCGTCAACCGGGGCGCGGCGAAGGCCGCGGGCCTCGGCATCGGCGACACGACCGTCCTGCGCACCCCCGACCCCGTCCGGGTCACCGTCGTCGGCCTCGCCACCTTCGGCGGCGCCGACGGCATGGGCCAGGTCACCTGGACCGGTCTGACCCGCGCCGACGCCGAGCGGTACCTGACCGCCCGCCCGGGTGAGGCGACGAGCATCGCCGTACGCGCCGGGCCCGGCGTCAGCCAGGACGAGCTGGTCGCCGCACTCGCCCCCGCCCTGCCCGAGGGCGTCGAGGCCATCACCGGGCAGCGCGCGGCCGAGGAGAACACCGAGGCGGTCTCCGGTCGCTTCCTCGACCTCTTCACCACCTTCCTGCTGGTCTTCAGCGGGGTCGCGGTGCTCGTCTCCGTCTTCACCATCCACAACACCTTCGCCGTCCTCGTCGCCCAGCGGACCCGCGAGAACGCCCTGCTCCGTGCCGTCGGCGCCGCCCGCCGCCAGGTCGTCACCGGCACCCTCGCCGAGGCGCTCGCCGTCGGACTGCTCGCCTCCGCCGCCGGACTCCTCGCCGGGATCGGCGTGGCCGCCGGTCTCCAGGCCCTCTTCCCGGCGATCGGCTTCCCCTTCCCCGAAGGCGACCTCGTCGTCACGGCCGGCTCCCTCGCCCTCCCGCTCGGTGTCGGACTCGCCGTCTGCGCCGGTTCGGCGCTCCTCCCCGCCGTACGGGCCGGACGCACGGCCCCGCTCGCCGCGCTCCGCGAGACGGACACCGACGGCTCGGGCACCTCCCGCGCCCGCGCGCTCACCGGCGGCGCCCTCCTGCTCGCCGCCGTCGCCACGGTCCTCGCCGGAGTGCTCGGCGAGCCCTCGCTGTGGCTCGCCGCGACCGGTGCGGGGCTCGCCGTCGCCGCCTTCGTGGTGCTCGGCCCGGTGGCCGCCTCGGTCGCCGTACGGGCGCTCGGCCGGCCCCTGCGCGGCGCCAACCGCGGCCTTGCCCGCCGCAACGCCCTGCGCAGCCCCGGACGTACGGCCGCGACCGCCACCGCCCTGATGATCGGCGTCGCCGTCGTCACCCTCTTCACGGTCTTCGGCGCCTCCCTCAAGGCGACCATGGACCGCACCGTCGACCGCTCCTTCGCGGGCGACGTGGCCATCGGCGCACCCTCGTTCGGCGCGGGCGGCAGCGGGCTCAGCCCCCGGCTCGCCCCGGCGGTCGCGGCGCTGCCCGAGGTCGACACGGCCGTCGGCCTGGGACGCGGAGTGGCGGAGGTCGACGGACGGGGCCGCGCCCTGACCGTCACCGACCCGGCCGCGCTCGCCCGCACCCTCGACCTCGGGGA
The sequence above is a segment of the Streptomyces sp. NBC_01255 genome. Coding sequences within it:
- a CDS encoding SHOCT domain-containing protein: MNTLATTLAHAGPGPWILLFPLVWAVVIAGIVTVARRAGRRPGRAGRPNRDGAPDERSPITLLGHRFAAGEIDEDEYWRRLTVLEEQFGRAATKGRRA
- a CDS encoding ROK family protein — translated: MNGKATTTRTRLDRGRNALGPALELVHTGRAPTRAVLTAELGVTRATAGAVAAELEALGLIRVDSNPGAAAGSQGRPSHRLAVDEKGPVALAAQVHADGFRAALVGLGGTIVATAPGCVTVSADPAQVLGAVVDAGAALLRESGRRCVGAGLAAPSAVAEPEGTALNPLHLAWPAGAPVREIFAERVRAAGIDGPAFTGNDVNLAALAEHRHGAGRGARDLLCVATGHRGVGGALVLDGRLHTGSAGLALEVGHLTVNPEGRPCHCGSRGCLDVETDPLAFLTVAGRDPGPEVSLLQQARDLLRNSRDDPGVRVAVGELIDRLGLGLAGLVNILNPDRIILGGLHRELLDADPERLRAVVADRSLWGRSGGVPILPCTLDHNSLVGAAELAWQPVLDDPLAALGREPA
- a CDS encoding MFS transporter; translated protein: MPLLNKVRTAASGGFGENTATHSLSRLRIALTLFFALDGFLFAGWVVRIPAVKQQTGASAGDLGLALLGVSAGAVVTMTLTGRLCRRFGSHAVTVATAVLLSLSVALPALTRSPLALGLVLLVFGAAYGGINVAMNSAAVDLVTALRRPVMPSFHAAFSLGGMLGAGIGGLLAGSLSPAVHLLGLTVVGLALTAAAGPVLLRHTAPGRPESLQGETEKSPNAGKPSRAARRTVLVFGVIALCTAYGEGALADWGALHLEQDLGAHPGVAAAGYSVFALTMTAGRLSGTLLLERLGQTRTLVAGGATAAAGMLLGALAPTVWATLLGFAVTGLGLANIFPVAVARAGAVAGPSGVATASTLGYGGMLLGPPSIGFLADWFSLPVALTTVALLAAGAAAMGYWARNAGARPAS
- a CDS encoding ABC transporter permease — protein: MRTPATLRLTLASLRAHRRRFLGTFAAVLLGVAFLTGTLVMGDTLRTSFDAMFTGATRSTDAVVRSATTVTAAGEAQGTRGPVGAALADRLADVPGVAAAAPLIEGAGQLLAADGTPVGGAGPPTLAGNWIEDPALNPYRLAEGRTPQAPGEAVVNRGAAKAAGLGIGDTTVLRTPDPVRVTVVGLATFGGADGMGQVTWTGLTRADAERYLTARPGEATSIAVRAGPGVSQDELVAALAPALPEGVEAITGQRAAEENTEAVSGRFLDLFTTFLLVFSGVAVLVSVFTIHNTFAVLVAQRTRENALLRAVGAARRQVVTGTLAEALAVGLLASAAGLLAGIGVAAGLQALFPAIGFPFPEGDLVVTAGSLALPLGVGLAVCAGSALLPAVRAGRTAPLAALRETDTDGSGTSRARALTGGALLLAAVATVLAGVLGEPSLWLAATGAGLAVAAFVVLGPVAASVAVRALGRPLRGANRGLARRNALRSPGRTAATATALMIGVAVVTLFTVFGASLKATMDRTVDRSFAGDVAIGAPSFGAGGSGLSPRLAPAVAALPEVDTAVGLGRGVAEVDGRGRALTVTDPAALARTLDLGEVRGSLAGLGTDGLAVAADEAAASGLAPGRTAELTFMDGTRQSFTVQAVYDRADLAGDYLVTREAWAPHRTQDADRLVAVAFADGVSVADGKTAVTAVADRYGQPEVQTREEYAEASAGGIDMMLTLVYALLALAVLIALLGIANTLTLAVHERTRELGLLRAVGQTRAQLRAMVRWESVLVAAFGTLGGLTLGAFLGWVLVRSSAGSGDSALAFAVPLVPLATVVLVGLVAGVAAAWRPARRAGRLEILRAIATE
- a CDS encoding TetR/AcrR family transcriptional regulator encodes the protein MYSAIMSTPKTTAERLVEATRELLWERGYVGTSPKAVQQAAGAGQGSMYHHFAGKPDLALAAIRRTADEMGAAAEAVLGGEGSAYARIEAYLLREREVLRGCPVGRLTMDPEVITHPELRAPVEEVLGRLRGRLAEVVQEGLESGELRSSLDPEEIAATVVATVQGGYVLARATGSRAPFDSAVRGLLTLLAAR
- a CDS encoding SAM-dependent methyltransferase, with product MITSGSGLPPRLGSLTFHGPLSEARATRMIERLAAEQPADVLDIGCGWGELLLRALENTPGAKGIGIDINAEDLARGRALAEERGLADRVLFVEESALGTDRGPVDAILCLGASQALCDPEGPHEPAVALRELRRLVRPGGRVVLGEGFWEHTPTEEELAGMWPGAHTGDHLSLGALVDLAIEAGFRPAWIETASPDEWEEFESGYRYDTEVWLAAHPDHPLAAENRERVDRQRSSWLDGYRRALGIVYLTLVAVA
- a CDS encoding DUF4865 family protein; its protein translation is MHAMQYEITLPADYDMGIIRERVATRGHLLDAFPGLGLKAYLIREREAGSPVDQYAPFYLWATPEGMNSFLWGPGFQGIVNDFGRPVVQHWTGLSYEEGPAAASAPGTATRRRTPLGEAVPPGEAVAEAVARHAREARRDGVVASALAVDPRHWELLTFTLWADGEAPAGEGERFRVLRLSAPGRGALGAGRRRW